A genomic window from Nematostella vectensis chromosome 9, jaNemVect1.1, whole genome shotgun sequence includes:
- the LOC5517327 gene encoding pinopsin → MNMTSEVLYSPGIYTAFAVCLVFLFILGGVSHSLAFIVLLHREHLAKELNPFLLNICIADTIALLVEFPLVFVACVNHGWSLGTVTCYMAGITGSVTGIVMLFTLSYMCVIIYHHINERDLATSSFHLSHLTNGNPVAWHRGWKHLLVIWLCACVLLLPTLVGWGSIAPQVGCSVCAPNWGAQTVAHSSYMVALTILGFALPMSIALVYLMKIYRYSTHHPSGAQPNVFSFQYVRARAQHMAAAKVVSLQVLVYLLLWLPYWVCGFVVLVSGGGDMVPAGASPGRQAAAALPWILAHVGPVFCPCVYAAMNNRFRSTVSSVMSVKRSRQVTPTINVDGKFDRSDVSDSTRPCSPNVMVPRSPLSSHEAFSVSPLVDLDEFTSKLTPRSHRKLQITLQALTQVISPMEDNNRQYNRERRNTTEI, encoded by the exons ATGAACATGACAAGTGAAGTGTTGTATAGCCCGGGTATCTACACGGCTTTTGCTGTCTGCCTCGTGTTTCTGTTCATCCTCGGTGGTGTAAGCCACTCTCTCGCCTTTATCGTCCTCTTGCACCGTGAACATCTAGCAAAGGAGCTCAACCCCTTCCTTCTAAACATCTGTATCGCGGACACTATCGCCTTACTTGTTGAGTTCCCGCTTGTTTTCGTAGCGTGCGTGAATCACGGGTGGTCCCTCGGGACTGTTACATGCTACATGGCTGGCATCACGGGAAGTGTTACGGGAATCGTGATGCTTTTCACGCTATCCTACATGTGCGTTATCATCTACCATCACATCAACGAGAGGGACCTCGCAACTAGCAGTTTCCATCTTAGTCACTTAACAAACGGGAACCCTGTGGCGTGGCACAGAGGCTGGAAGCACTTACTGGTAATATGGCTATGCGCATGCGTGCTTCTACTCCCCACACTAGTAGGGTGGGGGTCTATTGCGCCGCAAGTTGGCTGTTCGGTATGTGCGCCTAACTGGGGCGCGCAGACTGTCGCTCATTCCTCCTACATGGTGGCCCTCACCATTCTTGGGTTCGCACTGCCGATGTCTATAGCCCTTGTGTACTTGATGAAGATCTACCGCTACTCCACACACCACCCCAGTGGGGCACAGCCCAACGTGTTCAGCTTTCAATATGTGAGAGCGCGCGCGCAGCACATGGCGGCAGCTAAGGTGGTGTCGCTTCAGGTGCTGGTGTACTTGCTGCTGTGGCTACCGTACTGGGTGTGTGGCTTTGTGGTGCTCGTGTCTGGGGGCGGCGACATGGTCCCGGCAGGGGCGAGTCCGGGGAGGCAGGCGGCGGCGGCACTACCGTGGATCTTGGCGCATGTTGGACCCGTGTTCTGCCCTTGTGTTTATGCTGCTATGAATAACCG GTTTCGCAGTACAGTGTCTAGCGTGATGAGTGTCAAGAGATCCCGCCAAGTCACGCCCACTATTAACGTTGATGGCAAGTTTGACAGGTCTGACGTCAGCGACAGTACCAGGCCCTGCTCGCCAAACGTCATGGTTCCCAG GTCTCCTCTATCGAGTCACGAGGCATTTTCGGTTTCGCCTCTTGTTGACTTAGACGAGTTTACTTCAAAGCTGACTCCACGAAGCCACAGGAAGCTTCAGATAACGCTGCAAGCACTCACACAGGTCATTTCGCCAATGGAAGATAATAATCGCCAGTACAACCGTGAACGGCGAAACACGACTGAGATATAA